In Dioscorea cayenensis subsp. rotundata cultivar TDr96_F1 chromosome 9, TDr96_F1_v2_PseudoChromosome.rev07_lg8_w22 25.fasta, whole genome shotgun sequence, a genomic segment contains:
- the LOC120268968 gene encoding arginine/serine-rich coiled-coil protein 2-like — translation MDSTLPSRPHDDVDMKPSFRKPSNEMATRKYRRHSPVDGSDSSSSGGSPRCERSPVYSTEDRAKTHSDRQRRDEKRVLESDSGGNRSSRDGDSQRHSDKHTINNSHDLRRYDDHNRHNRPADEEDRGYHRSSRSDRDFRNSTHSDYTRRDSNYERSRESWRNTGKYTRDRSDDVGRRSNDKERDSLTSDHHKHNEKDSDRAAHGSKAGNSSRHDVRTGDRDRRRDREAHDERIDRRRSPGDQNNDKSRACLKELVVGRDSGNAHSKDARETSNKELDGLKNDQLHKRKHNSEESDEHKKYSGELGTSESKSSTFHDKERRKEHIPENQNSSDKKLKLVQEEGEKPFSSSKQVETAGKFTIQPSGSVTNQVDAAQNLDAAKVKAMQAAELVNKNLVGGGYMSTDQKKKLLWGSKKNTTTQEPSKRWDLHSFADRERQEKFNKLMGVKGDANLEQKPGEKDGGLRAEQQEQLQIDLERQYTAGLRRRDGRTVGLGL, via the exons ATGGATTCCACCTTACCTTCCAGGCCCCATGATGATGTGGATATGAAGCCATCCTTTCGCAAACCTTCAAATGAAATGGCAACTAGGAAGTATCGTCGTCATTCCCCTGTTGATGGATctgattcatcttcatctggTG GCAGCCCCAGGTGTGAAAGAAGTCCAGTCTACTCCACTGAAGATCGTGCCAAGACTCACAGTGATAGGCAGAGAAGGGATGAAAAAAGAGTATTGGAAAGTGATTCTGGTGGCAATAGATCGAGCAGAGACGGTGATTCACAAAGACATTCTGATAAACATACAATCAACAATTCCCATGACTTGCGGAGGTATGATGACCATAATAGGCACAACAGGCCTGCCGATGAAGAAGACAGAGGTTATCACAGATCTTCTCGTTCAGATCGAGATTTCAGGAATAGTACTCATTCTGATTATACAAGGCGGGACAGCAATTATGaaagatctagagaaagctgGCGAAATACTGGTAAGTACACAAGAGATAGATCCGACGATGTAGGACGTAGGAGTAATGACAAGGAAAGAGATAGTCTAACCTCAGATCATCATAAACACAATGAGAAAGATTCTGACAGAGCTGCCCATGGAAGCAAGGCAGGAAACTCTAGCAGACATGATGTTAGGACTGGAGATAGAGACAGACGTAGAGATAGAGAGGCTCATGATGAGAGAATTGATCGCCGCAGGAGTCCTGGAGatcaaaacaatgataaatCACGAGCTTGTTTAAAAGAATTAGTTGTGGGGAGAGATAGTGGTAATGCTCACTCTAAAGATGCTCGTGAAACTAGTAATAAGGAATTGGATGGGCTGAAGAATGATCAGTTACACAAGAGGAAACACAACAGTGAGGAGTCTGATGAGCACAAGAAGTACAGTGGAGAGTTGGGGACAAGTGAAAGCAAAAGTTCAACTTTTCACGAcaaagaaaggagaaaggaaCACATACCAGAGAATCAAAATTCTTCTGATAAAAAGCTCAAACTTGTTCAGGAAGAAG GTGAAAAACCATTCTCAAGTTCAAAGCAAGTTGAGACGGCAGGTAAATTTACAATACAACCTTCTGGTTCTGTGACCAACCAGGTTGATGCTGCCCAGAATCTGGATGCAGCGAAGGTTAAAGCTATGCAAGCTGCTGAGTTAG TCAACAAGAACCTTGTGGGGGGTGGATACATGTCTACGGACCAGAAAAAGAAGTTGCTGTGGGGTAGCAAAAAGAACACTACAACCCAAGAG CCAAGCAAACGGTGGGATCTACATTCATTTGCAGACCGAGAACGTCAAGAGAAATTCAACAAGCTCATG GGTGTGAAAGGCGATGCGAACCTCGAGCAGAAGCCGGGCGAAAAGGATGGAGGCCTCCGTGCCGAGCAGCAGGAGCAGCTCCAGATAGATTTAGAGAGACAGTACACGGCAGGGCTTCGGAGACGAGATGGCCGAACTGTCGGCCTTGGTTTGTAA
- the LOC120268969 gene encoding protein MIZU-KUSSEI 1-like → MSHPSPSPPMYGISMSETSGSPNSTPSRSPQLPITLLPSRKKHPPKSAKIFRAIRSIVRSFPIISPGCRFHANIPRGNTSHDSHIQGATCTTGTLFGHRKARVTLAIQENPGSIPWLLLELGIPTTKLLQEVTSSLRIALECEKQVGSKTKLLDEPVWTAFINGRKIGYAARREPTDTHLNIMQLLHAVSMGAGVLPDELTDPVDGELTYMRAHFDRIIGNRDSETFYMFNPDSKSGPELSIFFVRI, encoded by the coding sequence ATGTCTCATCCATCGCCAAGCCCGCCGATGTACGGCATCAGCATGTCCGAGACCTCCGGCAGCCCAAACTCAACCCCCAGCCGGAGTCCTCAGCTACCCATCACGCTCCTGCCATCACGGAAAAAACACCCCCCGAAGTCCGCAAAGATATTCAGAGCCATTCGCTCCATCGTCCGCTCATTCCCAATCATCTCTCCAGGCTGCCGGTTCCATGCAAATATCCCTCGAGGAAACACTTCGCATGATAGCCATATCCAAGGAGCTACCTGCACCACCGGCACCCTATTCGGCCATCGCAAAGCTCGTGTCACACTAGCTATTCAAGAAAACCCGGGCAGCATACCTTGGCTATTGCTCGAGCTGGGGATCCCCACCACGAAGCTCTTGCAGGAGGTGACCTCAAGCCTAAGGATCGCTCTGGAGTGCGAGAAGCAGGTTGGTAGCAAGACAAAGCTCCTTGATGAACCGGTGTGGACAGCCTTCATCAATGGTCGCAAGATTGGCTATGCGGCCAGAAGAGAGCCGACAGACACCCATCTTAACATTATGCAGTTGCTCCACGCCGTATCCATGGGGGCCGGTGTACTGCCAGATGAGCTAACTGATCCTGTTGATGGTGAGCTGACCTACATGCGCGCTCACTTTGATCGTATCATAGGAAACAGAGATTCCGAGACATTTTACATGTTTAACCCCGACTCCAAAAGTGGGCCGGAACTCAGCATATTCTTTGTAAGAATCTAA